Below is a genomic region from Anoxybacillus flavithermus.
GACGTACTTTACCTGTACCGTGTGGCAATACAACCGCACCGCGAATTTGTTGATCCGCTTTCTTCGGATCAACTCCTAAACGGAAAGCAACCTCTACTGTTGCATCAAATTTTGCAACATTTGTCTTTTTCACTAATTCGATCGCCTCTTGCACAGCGTATGCTTTTGAACGATCAATTAACTTCGCTGCCTCTAAGTAACGTTTTCCTCTTTTTGGCATGTTTATTTCCTCCTTTTGTGGTTTTAACGGAAAGACCTCCCACGAATAAAGGTTGCGAAAACTATATAGTTCGCTTCCGCAACCTTCTCCAGCCAGATCTTCATTAGTCTTCGATGACGATACCCATGCTGCGCGCTGTTCCTTCGATCATGCGCATAGCTGCTTCAATGCTCGCCGCGTTTAAGTCTGGCATTTTTGTTTCAGCAATCTCGCGCACTTTGTCGCGCTTTACTGTTGCCACTTTATTACGGTTTGGCTCACCAGAACCAGACTCGATACCAGCCGCTTTTTTAAGTAATACAGCAGCAGGTGGAGTTTTCGTAATAAATGTAAATGAACGGTCTTCATATACCGTAATTTCAACAGGAATAATTAAACCTGCTTGATCAGCTGTACGAGCGTTGAATTCTTTACAGAATCCCATGATGTTAACACCAGCTTGACCTAATGCTGGACCGACTGGTGGTGCTGGATTCGCTTTCCCTGCAGGAATTTGCAATTTGACAACTTTAATTACTTTTTTAGCCACGAGACACACCTCCTTAAGTCCGTGATGTGGTATTAGGGATATTCCCTCCCACTCCATATATGAGAACAATCATCGCATTCGTCTCAATGATTGAGACATACTGACCTTAAAATATTATCACTTTTCTTGCTCATTTGCAAGTTGTTTACTATTATATTTTTTCAATTTGCGAAAAGTCAAGCTCTACTGGTGTTTCACGTCCGAACATGTCAACGAGTACAGTTACTTTTTGCTTGTCCATTTCGATTTCTTGGATCGTTCCAACAAAATTCGCAAATGGACCTTCTTTAATACGAACCGCTTCATTTAATTCAAAATCAAAATCCAGCTCAATTAAATCAACGCCCATTCGTTTTAAAATCGCGGAAACTTCTTCTTCCAACAACGGCGTCGGTTTAGATCCGGCACCAGCTGAACCAACAAATCCTGTTACCCCCGGCGTATTACGAACGACATACCAAGAGTCGTCTGTCATAATCATTTCGACAAGTACGTAACCAGGAAACACTTTCTTTTTGACGACTTTCTTTTTTCCGCCTTTTGTGTCTGTTTCTTCCTCCTCAGGCACAACGACACGAAAAATTTTATCTTGCATACCCATCGATTCAACACGCTTTTCTAAGTTCGTTTTTACTTTATTTTCATAACCCGAGTACGTATGAATAACATACCAATTCTTTTCCATTTTTTAGGACTATGTCGTCCTTCCCTCCCTAAACAAATCTTTTTTAGGCAAAATAAAAACCCGTTACCGGGCTTTATTTCTTGTTTGTTATCTTTCATTATACCATGGATATACTATAACTATTCAAGTATAAAACGAACTAACTCTGAAATTCCTAAATCAACAACAGCAAAAAATACAGTAAAAAACGCTACTGTGGCTAAAACGGTAATCGTATAGTTCACTAGTTCTTTTCGTTTTGGCCAGCTGACTTTTTTCATCTCGCGAACAACTTCGCGGAAAAATTTCGTTACTCGTTGCATAGAAAACCCTCCAACATCTCGGGATCATCAACTACTTCGTTTCGCGGTGAATCGTATGCGTATGGCATGTTTTACAAAACTTTTTCATCTCTAGCCGCTCAGCGTGATGAGCTATATTTTTCATCGTTGTATAGTTTCGACTTAAACATTGACTACACGCTAAAATCACTTTTTTGCGCATACGTTTTCCTCCGATACACTACGTCTTAAAAACTGTATCATACAATATTTTTTTATGTCAATATTATAAATGAATTCCTTGAATTTCTACATACTTTTCTAGTTTGCGTTTCACGCGCTGTAGTGCGTTATCGATGGATTTCACGTGACGATTGAGCTCTTCCGAAATTTCTTGATATGATCGACCTTCTAAATAAAGAAGAAGCACTTTTCTTTCTAAATCGCTGAGTAGCTCGGTCATCTTTTCTTCAATGTGATTGAACTCTTCTCTATTAATAATTAACTCTTCAGGGTTTGTTATTTTCGTTCCCGAAAGAACGTCCATCAATGTACGGGCAGAATCATCTTCGTAAATCGGCTTGTCCAATGAAACGTAACAATTGAGTGGAATGTGTTTTTGGCGCGTAGCCATTTTAATAGCTGTGATCATTTGTCGAGTAATACATAGCTCCGCAAACGCCTTAAATGAAGATTGCTTATCTTCTTTGAAATCCCGGATCGCTTTATATAGCCCGATCATTCCTTCTTGCACAATATCTTCGCGATCTGCACCGACTAAAAAATATGAACGTGCTTTCGCTCGAACAAAATTTTTATACTTATGAATTAAGTAATCAAGCGCCTCACTATCACCTTGATGTACGAGTTCTACAATCATTTCATCTTCTAATTGTTCGTAACGGCTTTGTTGTTTTTCGTTTGCATTTGCGCTCACGCCGATCCCCCCGCCCTGCACATGGATAAAAGTATTATACAGTACATTTTTTTACAGGGTCAATCGTTCATTTTTCCCCTCTTCGCCATTTTTCGAAAATTTTTGCGACTTCGTCTGTGAGAGGAATTTTTGACATCGGCTTTTTTTGTTGAATGTGCTTGACGTTCGTTGAAATATTTCGCTGCACCGCATCTACTTCAATCAATAATTCTCGGGCTGATTTGCGCAACGCTCCTTGACCGAAAATTGTCCATTGTTCCGTGTAGTCTGACGTAGCGACGTATACTTTTGTCCGAACTTGCTGGAGCGATTTCGCCAATTTCTCGATATGCTCATCAGCCGTTTCGTTTTCCTTTGTAAAAATGACCTCTACTTGATGATTGACATATTTTTTTGTTGTTCCTTGTACGAGGTGTGCATCGAAAACAATAATGACTTTACAACCGGTAAATGCTTGATATTCCGCCATTTTCTCGACAAGTCGGTCGCGCGCTAACGATAAATCTGTATCGCGCAACTCGCGCAGTTCTGGCCAGGCACCGATGATGTTGTAGCCATCAACGATTAAAATATCCATTTTACTCACCCAATGGATGACGCTTTCGGTACACCTCATACATTAACAAGCTCGCCGCAACCGAGGCATTTAACGATGTGACATGTCCTATCATCGGCAAACGAACGAGCACATCGCATTTATCTCGTAATAAACGGCTTATTCCTTTCCCTTCACTACCGATAACTAAGGCTAACGGAATGACCCCATCAAGTTGACGATAATCTTGAGTTCCTTTTGCGTCCGTTCCAAAAATCCAAACCCCCCGCTCTTTTAATTCATCTACCGTTCTCGCTAAGTTTGTCACCCGCGCAACAGGTACATATTCAATCGCACCCGTTGATGCCTTCGCTACCGTTGCAGTTAAACTAACTGAGCGGCGCTTCGGGATAATGATGCCATGGGCACCTACCGCATCAGCTGTTCGCATGATTGATCCTAAATTGTGTGGATCTTCAAGCTCATCTAAAATAATAAAAAATGGTGCTTCCCCTTGCCCTTCTGCCTTTTTAAATAAATCATCTATGTCATAGTATCGGTATGCAGCAACTTGCGCAATGACCCCTTGATGATTGCCGTCACTTAATTGATCCATCTTTTTTTTAGGAACATATTGTACCGTAATACCCATCTCTTTTGCGAGCTGAATGATCGATTGCATTTGACCACGTTGTGAGCCTTCAGCAATCCATATTTTATTCATTTCTCGTCCAGATTTTAATGCCTCTAACACCGGGTTTTTACCAATAATGAGATCCATCATTACTTCCTCCTTTCCTCATCGTTTTGATGTACATGTAACGCCGACTGCATTAATTGGTAAAGTCGTTCTTCATTTCCGCTCAAAAAATGGTAACCGATTAATGCTTCGAGCCCTGTACTTTGACGGTACGTTTGTACATCTGTATTTTTCGGGGTACTCCCTGATTTTGCATTACGACCTCTTCGAACAATAGCCATTTCCTGCTCAGAAAGTTGGTTATGATTGAGCAACCATTGTAATACTTTCGCCTGCGCCTTCGCACAAACGTACGTTTTTGCTAAGTTGTGTAAATCGTTTGGTTTTACTTTTCCTAAGGTCAGAAGGTGATGCCGTACGAATAATTCGTATACGGCATCACCAATGTAGGCTAACGTTAAACCGTTTAACTGCTGAAAATCTTTCATTTTGTTAAACAAATGCAACATCGTTTTATCCTCTTCTCCATCTCGTCCCTTGTGGTGTATCTTCTAAAATAATGTTTTTTGCCTTTAATTCATCGCGAATGCGGTCAGCTAATGCAAAATCGCGATTTTTCCGTGCTTCAATGCGTTGTTGGATAAGCGCTTCAATTTCCTCATCAAGCAACTCATCTTGTTGTAAAGAAAGGCCTAGCACATCAAAAAGCTGTTCAAACTGTTGTAAAAAGGCTTGAATAACTTGTTGCGACGTATGATTTTCCATTAAGTAGACATTTGCTTGTTTCGCTAGCTCAAACAAAACCGCGATCCCGTTTGCGGTATTAAAATCATCATCCATTTCGCGAATAAACTCGTTTCTTAATTCCTCAATTTTTGCTAGCCATTGTTCATCATTTGTCGTTAAATTCGTGCTACTTTCTAAACGGTGTTTTAAGTTCGCATATGCTGTCTTTAAGCGCTCCAACCCGCTTCTTGCACTTTCAAGCAACGGTTGGCTATAGTTGATCGGATGGCGATAATGAACCGAAAGCATAAAGAAACGTAGCACTTGCGGATCAACTTGCTTAATAATATCGTGCACTAAAATAAAGTTCCCAAGCGATTTTGACATTTTTTCATTATCGATATTAATGTAGCCGTTATGCAACCAATATTTCGCAAAAGGCTTTCCTGTTAACGCCTCAGATTGGGCAATTTCATTTTCGTGGTGCGGGAACGTTAAATCTTGTCCCCCAGCATGAATATCAATCGTATCCCCTAAATATTTACGTGCCATCGCGGAGCATTCGATATGCCAGCCCGGACGACCTTTCCCCCATGGACTATCCCAATAAATTTCACCTTCTTTTGCCGCTTTCCATAAAGCAAAATCAAGAGGGTCTTCTTTTTTCTCTCCTACTTCAATACGAGCACCTGATTTTAATTCATCGACCGATTGGTGAGATAATTTTCCGTAGTCAGAGAAACGACGCGTTCGATAATATACGTCACCGTCCACTTCATACGCATACCCTTTTTCGATCAGTTGTTCAATAAATTGAATAATTGTATCAATGTTTTCGGTGACACGCGGATGGACGTCCGCTTTTTTGCAACCGAGTGCTGTAATATCTTCAAAGTAAGCCTCAATAAATCGTTCCGCAATGGTCGGTACGTCTTCACCTAATTCCCTCGCTGCCCGAATAAGCTTATCGTCTACATCTGTGAAATTCGAGACGTATTGCACTTCATAGCCACGAAATTGTAAGTAACGACGAATCGTATCGAATACGATGGCTGGGCGAGCGTTTCCAATATGAATGTAGTTGTATACTGTTGGACCGCATACATACATTTTCACTTTATTTGGTTCTAACGGGATAAACGGTTCTTTTTTCCTCGTCAACGTATTATACACTTGAATGCTCATGGTTCACCGTTCCTTTCTTTAGTTCTTCTAATTGTGTTTTTAGTTGCTCGATTTCTGCTTCTAACTCTTTAAAACGATCTGCAATTGGATCCGGTAAATCACAATGATTTAAATCTTTATTAACCCGCACGCCATTTTGCACAACGACGCGACCTGGAATTCCAACGACTGTTGAGTTCGGTGGCACATCTTTCAACACGACCGAGCCGGCTCCGATTTTACTGTTTTCTCCAATAGTAATGGAGCCAAGTACTTTGGCACCAGTCGCAATCAAACAATTATCTTTAATGGTCGGATGACGTTTTCCTTTTTCTTTTCCTGTTCCTCCAAGCGTGACACCTTGGTACACTGTCACGTTATCACCAATTTCGCACGTTTCTCCAATGACAACTCCCATACCATGATCGATGAAAAAGCGCCGACCGATCTTCGCGCCGGGATGAATTTCAATACCCGTAAAAAAGCGACTAATTTGCGAAATGAGGCGCGCTAAAAAATAAAATTTTCGCTTATAAAGCGCGTGGGCAATGCGATGTGCCCAAATGGCATGTAAACCTGAGTACGTTAAAACAACTTCTAAATAACTTCTTGCTGCCGGATCTTGTTCAAAAATAACTTCAATATCTTCTTTTAAAGTTTTAAACATATTGCTCCCCCCTTTGTTATTTTTCAAATAAAAAACGTCTCTGTGTACAATGACACAGAGACGCTTGGTTGCGCGGTTCCACTCTGTTTAGCCGAAGGCTCACTCTTGCCCTTATAACGGAAGGGGATCCGCTCCATTCTACTACAGAACGTCTCTGGTTCGAAAGGAGACTCCGAGGTGCATTTCAAAAGAATCAAACATAAACCACTTCCAGCCAAGGTGGTTCTCTCTGGCATGCTGATTCTTTTTACTTCTCCTCATCAACGCTTTCACAATATGACCTACATCTATTTTATTATATAAACAAAGAAATGTTAACGGATGAATTGTGCTAATCGAGACATAACCGTTTCTTTTCCAAGCAAACGAATCGCCTCCGGAAGCTCTGGACCGTGTGTTTGCCCTGTAACCGCTACGCGAATCGGCATGAATAAGTTTTTCCCTTTTTGCCCCGTTTCTTTTTGTACCGCTTTAATCGCTGCTTTAATGTGCTCACTATCAAAGGTTGCAAGCTGTTCCATTTGCTCATAGAATGCTTTTAATACATTCGGCACTTGTTCGCCAGCTAAAACAGCCTTTGCCTCTTCATCATACTCGATTTCTTGTTTAAAGAACAAATCTGATAGCTCAACGATTTCAGCGCCGTAGCTCATTTGCTCCTGATATAGTGCGACTAAATCACGAGCCCACTGTTTTTGCTCATCGGTCATTTGTTCCGGCAAGCGCCCTGCTCGAATTAAATGAGGAAGCGATAGTTCCACTAACCGATCTAAATCAAGTTTTTTGATATATTGATTGTTCATCCATGTCAGCTTTTGTTTATCAAACATCGATGGCGATTTTGATAAACGGGACACATCAAAAATGCGAATAAGCTCTTCTTTCGTGAAAATTTCTTCTTCCCCTTCTGGCGACCAACCTAATAGCGCAAAAAAGTTAAACATCGCTTCTGGTAAATATCCAAGTTCTTTATATTGAGAAACAAATTGAATAATTGACTCATCGCGCTTTGATAATTTTTTACGATTTTCATTTACAATTAATGTTAAATGGGCGTATTTTGGTGGCTCCCATCCGAAATATTCATACACCATTAACTGTTTCGGTGTGTTTGATAAATGTTCTTCACCGCGGAATACATGTGTAATTTTCATTAAATGATCGTCAATGACGACAGCGAAGTTGTACGTCGGGATGCCATTGGCCTTTACGATAACCCAATCGCCAATGTCCTTCGATTCAAATGATACATGACCGCGCACCATATCTTCAAATTCATATACTTTTCCTTCCGGTACTTTTAAACGAATCGTATACGGTTTTCCTTCAGATTCAAGCTGTTGAACTTGCTCTGGCGTTAAATGACGGCATTTGCCACTATATTGCGGTGCCGCAATGCCCGCCGCTTTTTGTGCCTCACGCTCTTGCTCTAGCTCCTCAGGCGTACAAAAACATTTATACGCATATCCTTTTTCTAACAATTCGTTCGTATATTGGCGATAAATATGCAGACGCTCCGTTTGACGATAAGGACCATATCCTCCGTCTTTGTCTACCGATTCATCATATTCAATACCGAGCCATTTCAAGTTTTCAAGCTGTGATTGTTCGCCACCTTCTACATTCCGCTCAATATCTGTATCTTCAATGCGAACGATAAATTTCCCGTGATGGTGACGAGCAAACAAATAGTTAAACAACGCTGTGCGCGCACCGCCAATATGTAAATGACCCGTCGGACTTGGCGCGTAGCGCACCCTTACTTCCTGTGTCATGTCATGACCTCCATCTACCTAATTTCTGTACCTCATTGTACCGTAAACCGCATACAAAATCCATCATTCATTATTTTTTTGTAACAAAACAACAGCTTGTGCAGCCATTCCTTCCTCTCTCCCTGTGAAGCCAAGTTTTTCTGTTGTCGTCGCCTTGACGTTAACTTGTGAAATATCCCCTTCTAACAATTCAGCAATTCGTTTTTGCATATTTGGAATATATGGAGCCATTTTTGGCTTTTGTGCAATAATTGTGCAGTCCACATTCACAAGCGTATATCCATGTTGCCTTACAAGGCTCCACACACGTTGCAACAGAACCGCAGAGTCAGCATCTTTATATGCTTCATCTGTATCAGGAAAATGCTTTCCAATATCTCCTTGGCCGATCGCTCCTAAACAAGCATCAGCAATCGCATGTAACAACACATCCGCATCAGAATGTCCGAGCAATCCTTTCTCATACGGAATGTTGATTCCACCAATAATAAGTGGACGCCCTTCAGCAAACTGATGGACATCAAACCCTTGTCCAATTCGATACATCATCGATCCCCTCTCGCACGTAAAATCGCTTCCGCAAACAATAAATCTTCTGGTGTCGTTAGTTTAATGTTTGTATACTCACCTTCGACAATAACGACACGATGGCCTATCCGCTCTACAAGACTGGCATCATCTGTTCCAACAAACTGTTCTTGTTTTGCTCGCTCATGAGCATCGAGAATGATTGACATGGAAAAAGCCTGTGGCGTTTGGACAGCCCACAAGCTCGATCGATCGACCGTTTTTTCAATATGACCATCGATCACCTGTTTCATCGTATCTTTGACAGGAACAGCTAACACTGCTGCTCCCGTTTCTTTTGTTACTTGCACAAGTTCGTGAATTTTCTTGATTGTTACAAACGGACGGGCACCGTCGTGAATGAGCACAATATGACCATCATTCACCGCTTTTAATCCGTTGTAGACGCTCTGTTGTCTCTCTTCCCCTCCTGAAACGAGGGCATTCACTTTTTTTATTTTAAAACAACGAAGCATATGAACAAATTGCTCACGTTCTTGATCGTTAATAACTAACACAATACCTTGACAAAAATCATCCCGTTCAAATACACGTAACGTATGAATAATAACCGGTATCCCTTCAATCTCAATAAACTGTTTGTTTATTCCTGCATTCATTCGTTTTCCTTGACCGGCTGCCGGTATAACGACATGGTAATTCATTTCCCTATCTCCTAACAGCTCATAGTGCTTTTTCAAGTAGTTTTAATTTTGCAAAAATCATTCTTCCAGCCGAAGTTTGTAAGACGCTCGTCACAAGCACATCGACTCGTTTCCCAATGTACTCTTTTCCGTCCTCTACAACGATCATCGTTCCATCATCTAAATAGGCAACGCCTTGATTTTGTTCTTTTCCGTCTTTAATGACGTGAACATTCAATTCCTCCCCCGGAAGAACGATCGGTTTGACCGCGTTCGCTAAGTCGTTAATATTTAATACGGGAACATTTTGTAGTTCGCATACTTTATTTAAATTAAAGTCGTTTGTAACAACAACTCCTGATGTCAATTGTGCTAACTTGACAAGCTTGCTATCAACTTCCTGGATTCCTTCAAAGTCGCCTTCATATATTTCAACGTTAATAGCTAACTCTTTTTGAATGCGATTTAAAATATCTAATCCTCTCCGCCCGCGATTTCTTTTTAATGCATCCGAAGAATCAGCAATATGTTGCAATTCTTCTAGGACAAAACGCGGTATAACGATCGTCCCTTCCAAAAAGCCCGTCTGACAAATGTCCGCAATGCGACCGTCAATGATGACACTCGTATCTAAAATTTTTAACGATTTCCCCTTTTTCTCTTCCTCTTCGCTACCTTTCTTCTTTCCGCTTCGATTTGGTAAAGAAAATAAGTTCATTAACTCATCACGCTTTTTAAATCCGACTTGAAATCCTAAGTACCCTAGTAACAGTGTAAGGAAAATGGGCAGTATCGTATTCACAGGCGGAATTTGAATAGAGTTTAACGGAATAACAATCAAAAAGGCAACAATGAGCCCAAAAATTAAACCGAGACTCCCGAATAACAAATCTGTTACAGGTGCTTTGACTAACGTTTCTTCCATCCAATGAATAAGTCCAACCACATGATCGACTAACCAAAACGTGAGAAGGAATACGATAACCGCACCAACTGGGGCCGCCACATACGGGCTATCGACATAAGGAACATCGTTTAGATGCAATAGTTTTAACAAAGTAGGAAAGAAAATAATTCCTAGCATTCCCCCAGTAATTAAAAAAGATGCTTGCACAATTCGTTTTAACACGTTTTTCACCTCCTCTATTACATTATAAACAGTTTCCAATGTTTGAAACCAATCTGAACATCATTTTTAATCATTTTTTAATGGTTTTGTTAAAATATTGGGCGATTTTTCCCCTCCCCTAGCGCGTAGTATAGCGCTTCTTCTACGTTGATTACTCCAATAACTTCGACGCCTTTTGGAATGTTCCACCCACCGATGTTGCTTTTCGGAATAATGATTCGCTGAAAACCAAGCTTAGCAGCTTCTTGTACACGCTGTTCAATGCGGGAGACACGACGCACCTCACCTGTCAATCCGACTTCCCCAATAACGACATCCGTATGATTTGTTGGTTGATCACGAAAACTAGATGCAATGCTTACCGCAATCGCTAAATCAATCGCAGGTTCATCTAACTTTATGCCACCAGCTACCTTTAAATAAGCATCTTGGTTTTGAAGAAGTAGACCGACCCTTTTTTCAAGCACAGCCATAAGAAGAGATACGCGATTATGGTCTATTCCTGTCGCCATTCGACGCGGTGTTCCAAAACTAGTCGGTGATACTAACGCTTGAATTTCCACTAACACCGGCCTCGTCCCTTCCATGGAAGCGACGACCGTTGACCCAGCTGCACCTTTCGAACGCTCTTCTAAAAAAATTTCTGATGGGTTTTTGACTTCGGTAAGCCCCATTTCTTTCATTTCGAAAATACCGATTTCATTTGTGGAACCGAATCGATTTTTCACTGCCCGTAAAATACGATACGTATGATGACGCTCTCCCTCAAAATATAATACAGTATCAACCATATGTTCTAAAATGCGCGGCCCTGCAAGCGCTCCTTCTTTTGTAACATGCCCAACTATAAAAATCGCAATACCTTTTGTTTTAGCTAGTCTCATTAACTCTGCCGTACATTCACGAACTTGTGAAACGCTCCCTGGGGCCGATGTAATTTCTGATCGATATATCGTTTGGATGGAATCAATAACGACAAACGCTGGCTTCATCTCATCAACCGTTTGGATAATATGTTCTAAGTTTGTTTCAGATAAAACGTATAAATGTTCCGCTGTCACATGCAACCGTTCAGCACGCAACTTCGTTTGTTTTACCGATTCTTCCCCGGAAATATATAAAACAGAGTGGGCATCGCTTGCGAGTTGAGCGCAAATTTGTAGCAACAACGTCGATTTCCCAATACCCGGATCCCCCCCAATCAAAACGAGAGAACCACGAACAATGCCGCCCCCTAACACGCGGTTAAATTCTGTAAACTTCGTATCAATTCTCGGCTCCTGCGTTGTTTCCACCGTTGTAATCGATACGGGTTTTGCTACGATCTCTTCTGTATGCACAAATAATGCTCGAGTGTGTGGTTTTACTATTTCCGTTTCTTCAACCATCGCATTCCACGAATGGCATCCCGGACATTTTCCCATCCATTTCGCCGTTTCATATCCACAATGTTGGCAAACGAACTTTGTTTTCCGCTTAACCATAACTCCATTCCTTTCATGATGAAAAACAAGGTATGCATGTAAGCATACCTTGTTTTCGTTATTTTACTGTCTCTTTTGTCAACACAACAA
It encodes:
- a CDS encoding 50S ribosomal protein L11, with protein sequence MEWEGISLIPHHGLKEVCLVAKKVIKVVKLQIPAGKANPAPPVGPALGQAGVNIMGFCKEFNARTADQAGLIIPVEITVYEDRSFTFITKTPPAAVLLKKAAGIESGSGEPNRNKVATVKRDKVREIAETKMPDLNAASIEAAMRMIEGTARSMGIVIED
- a CDS encoding transcription termination/antitermination protein NusG; the protein is MEKNWYVIHTYSGYENKVKTNLEKRVESMGMQDKIFRVVVPEEEETDTKGGKKKVVKKKVFPGYVLVEMIMTDDSWYVVRNTPGVTGFVGSAGAGSKPTPLLEEEVSAILKRMGVDLIELDFDFELNEAVRIKEGPFANFVGTIQEIEMDKQKVTVLVDMFGRETPVELDFSQIEKI
- a CDS encoding preprotein translocase subunit SecE, with product MQRVTKFFREVVREMKKVSWPKRKELVNYTITVLATVAFFTVFFAVVDLGISELVRFILE
- a CDS encoding 50S ribosomal protein L33, with product MRKKVILACSQCLSRNYTTMKNIAHHAERLEMKKFCKTCHTHTIHRETK
- a CDS encoding RNA polymerase sporulation sigma factor SigH gives rise to the protein MSANANEKQQSRYEQLEDEMIVELVHQGDSEALDYLIHKYKNFVRAKARSYFLVGADREDIVQEGMIGLYKAIRDFKEDKQSSFKAFAELCITRQMITAIKMATRQKHIPLNCYVSLDKPIYEDDSARTLMDVLSGTKITNPEELIINREEFNHIEEKMTELLSDLERKVLLLYLEGRSYQEISEELNRHVKSIDNALQRVKRKLEKYVEIQGIHL
- a CDS encoding 23S rRNA (guanosine(2251)-2'-O)-methyltransferase RlmB, whose amino-acid sequence is MDLIIGKNPVLEALKSGREMNKIWIAEGSQRGQMQSIIQLAKEMGITVQYVPKKKMDQLSDGNHQGVIAQVAAYRYYDIDDLFKKAEGQGEAPFFIILDELEDPHNLGSIMRTADAVGAHGIIIPKRRSVSLTATVAKASTGAIEYVPVARVTNLARTVDELKERGVWIFGTDAKGTQDYRQLDGVIPLALVIGSEGKGISRLLRDKCDVLVRLPMIGHVTSLNASVAASLLMYEVYRKRHPLGE
- a CDS encoding ribonuclease III, with the translated sequence MLHLFNKMKDFQQLNGLTLAYIGDAVYELFVRHHLLTLGKVKPNDLHNLAKTYVCAKAQAKVLQWLLNHNQLSEQEMAIVRRGRNAKSGSTPKNTDVQTYRQSTGLEALIGYHFLSGNEERLYQLMQSALHVHQNDEERRK
- a CDS encoding cysteine--tRNA ligase is translated as MSIQVYNTLTRKKEPFIPLEPNKVKMYVCGPTVYNYIHIGNARPAIVFDTIRRYLQFRGYEVQYVSNFTDVDDKLIRAARELGEDVPTIAERFIEAYFEDITALGCKKADVHPRVTENIDTIIQFIEQLIEKGYAYEVDGDVYYRTRRFSDYGKLSHQSVDELKSGARIEVGEKKEDPLDFALWKAAKEGEIYWDSPWGKGRPGWHIECSAMARKYLGDTIDIHAGGQDLTFPHHENEIAQSEALTGKPFAKYWLHNGYINIDNEKMSKSLGNFILVHDIIKQVDPQVLRFFMLSVHYRHPINYSQPLLESARSGLERLKTAYANLKHRLESSTNLTTNDEQWLAKIEELRNEFIREMDDDFNTANGIAVLFELAKQANVYLMENHTSQQVIQAFLQQFEQLFDVLGLSLQQDELLDEEIEALIQQRIEARKNRDFALADRIRDELKAKNIILEDTPQGTRWRRG
- a CDS encoding serine O-acetyltransferase, which translates into the protein MFKTLKEDIEVIFEQDPAARSYLEVVLTYSGLHAIWAHRIAHALYKRKFYFLARLISQISRFFTGIEIHPGAKIGRRFFIDHGMGVVIGETCEIGDNVTVYQGVTLGGTGKEKGKRHPTIKDNCLIATGAKVLGSITIGENSKIGAGSVVLKDVPPNSTVVGIPGRVVVQNGVRVNKDLNHCDLPDPIADRFKELEAEIEQLKTQLEELKKGTVNHEHSSV
- a CDS encoding glutamate--tRNA ligase, producing MTQEVRVRYAPSPTGHLHIGGARTALFNYLFARHHHGKFIVRIEDTDIERNVEGGEQSQLENLKWLGIEYDESVDKDGGYGPYRQTERLHIYRQYTNELLEKGYAYKCFCTPEELEQEREAQKAAGIAAPQYSGKCRHLTPEQVQQLESEGKPYTIRLKVPEGKVYEFEDMVRGHVSFESKDIGDWVIVKANGIPTYNFAVVIDDHLMKITHVFRGEEHLSNTPKQLMVYEYFGWEPPKYAHLTLIVNENRKKLSKRDESIIQFVSQYKELGYLPEAMFNFFALLGWSPEGEEEIFTKEELIRIFDVSRLSKSPSMFDKQKLTWMNNQYIKKLDLDRLVELSLPHLIRAGRLPEQMTDEQKQWARDLVALYQEQMSYGAEIVELSDLFFKQEIEYDEEAKAVLAGEQVPNVLKAFYEQMEQLATFDSEHIKAAIKAVQKETGQKGKNLFMPIRVAVTGQTHGPELPEAIRLLGKETVMSRLAQFIR
- a CDS encoding 2-C-methyl-D-erythritol 2,4-cyclodiphosphate synthase; this encodes MYRIGQGFDVHQFAEGRPLIIGGINIPYEKGLLGHSDADVLLHAIADACLGAIGQGDIGKHFPDTDEAYKDADSAVLLQRVWSLVRQHGYTLVNVDCTIIAQKPKMAPYIPNMQKRIAELLEGDISQVNVKATTTEKLGFTGREEGMAAQAVVLLQKNNE
- a CDS encoding 2-C-methyl-D-erythritol 4-phosphate cytidylyltransferase → MNYHVVIPAAGQGKRMNAGINKQFIEIEGIPVIIHTLRVFERDDFCQGIVLVINDQEREQFVHMLRCFKIKKVNALVSGGEERQQSVYNGLKAVNDGHIVLIHDGARPFVTIKKIHELVQVTKETGAAVLAVPVKDTMKQVIDGHIEKTVDRSSLWAVQTPQAFSMSIILDAHERAKQEQFVGTDDASLVERIGHRVVIVEGEYTNIKLTTPEDLLFAEAILRARGDR
- a CDS encoding PIN domain nuclease; amino-acid sequence: MLKRIVQASFLITGGMLGIIFFPTLLKLLHLNDVPYVDSPYVAAPVGAVIVFLLTFWLVDHVVGLIHWMEETLVKAPVTDLLFGSLGLIFGLIVAFLIVIPLNSIQIPPVNTILPIFLTLLLGYLGFQVGFKKRDELMNLFSLPNRSGKKKGSEEEEKKGKSLKILDTSVIIDGRIADICQTGFLEGTIVIPRFVLEELQHIADSSDALKRNRGRRGLDILNRIQKELAINVEIYEGDFEGIQEVDSKLVKLAQLTSGVVVTNDFNLNKVCELQNVPVLNINDLANAVKPIVLPGEELNVHVIKDGKEQNQGVAYLDDGTMIVVEDGKEYIGKRVDVLVTSVLQTSAGRMIFAKLKLLEKAL